A region of the Salmo salar unplaced genomic scaffold, Ssal_v3.1, whole genome shotgun sequence genome:
AGGTTAAAGACAAGTTATGCTTCCATGCAGaagcttttttttaaaacaactgATTCATGAGACCAGCGTCGTTGGTAACTAGCGTCCCTGGTCCCATTGTTAAGAATTGTTCCTCATTCATGCAAAGACCTCTGGGATATCACAATCCTCTTGTCTTAACCTTGGTTATCTTCAACCGAGTGGCACGGTGAGCACACGGTCACGGAGGCTAGCATATGAGCCATGAGCCGTAGGAGTTGGCGAGACAACAcgaacagatctggaaccaggctagaatAGCAAACAAACtcccttatccagagcgaattacaaAATCAGTGCTTTCAACTAAAGAAGTCGCAAAAAGGACTGAATACGATCACTGCAAGTACAACCAGTCAGGAGGAAGCAAAATAACTGTTGAATCGACCCAGAACCATCCCATCCTCACCATCGAAGGGGAAGTCAGAGATGAGTCGGCCTGGTTCGTAGCTGGTAGAGACCTCCAGGAAACACACTAGCTTGTTCCTGAACTCTCCCAGGTCCCCTTCCTCCTTCCCAGCAGCCACTGCAGGAACACCTACAGGAAGACAGAACAGATCGATCTATTAGAATATCACATATCAGCTGtggagggaaagggggggatacctagtcagttgtccaactgaatttcttcaactgaaatgtgtcttctgcatttaacccaacccctctgattcagagaggtgcagcaggggggggctgccttaaatcgacatccacgtcttcggcgcccggggaacagtgggttaaactgccttgctcaggggcagaacgacagatttttaacctTGTCAGTACCTCAGGGAAAGGTGACGGGACCAAGACCATTTATTTTTCTGTTATATCGATGATACTAGATATTCCTCAGGactccaaaaatgtattttgtccgtTTTGTTAGTCCAGTAGAGATAAGCTGGCTGATAGTGCTGAGAGATTACTGCTTTTCGAGGTTGGTTCGACTTCAGGTTTCAATAACAATAAAAATTGAAACACGAAATGCACTGTGTGGGTTGAATGccgtaacacagaataaaacaatcaataaaagtcccatgattgTAGTGACTGCTCAATACTGCTGATCACTTACTAACCACCAGCGATTCACATTACTTCacttttaataaaatatttcagttgttgtgtatattatattttgttttatttcaaaactttattatttcattcaggtcatctcatctccatagagctgctgtctataccgtctgacaaaaatcactattttagtagttcttcaaagtaaataaggcctacttttatgactgctgaataccaactatcaatcacgagatcatgtattttcaggtagagatacgtCAAAGGAATGGCTCTATATTATGTACCCCTTCTTTGACCGTGCACTCTTCTGTCCCTTACGTAGTGGgcgtaaaacacacacagaccggacaagtagcCTCGATTGGATTAAGATCATTGTAGTTAATGAGCACGTTTTCAacactaaactatgtagaatattagtctgttggaaactacaactccctactacatcgcacagtttggACATTTATCTGATTTATCTCtggagaaactacaactccctactacatcgcacagttcggacatttatctgatttatctctacagaaactacaactccctacaacATCACACAGTTCGGACATTTATCTGATTTATCTCtggagaaactacaactccctacaacATCACACAGTTCGGACATTTATCTGATTTATTTCTAGAGAAACTGCAGCGCATTGAGCAAACAGAAATAGTTTTTATACCGAAATGGAATTGAAATAACTGAACCGACGtaagtcaattagttgtttaaaaggAAAAAGAATCCGACATTTGggttaatcactcagcactactgGCTGATAACTGCTGGCTTGAGTACAGTTATCCCCAGGCAGGTCTGAccttcagtagtagtagtagtagtagtagtagtagtagtagtagtagtgatagcagcagtagtagtagtagtgatagcagcggcagcagcggtgatagcagcagtagtagtagtagtgatagcagtagtagtagtggtagcagtgcagcagcagtagcagcagtgcagcagcagtagcagcagtagcaggatgcacagagcagcagagcagaggcAGCAGAGAGCAGcgttagcagcagcagcagagcgttgcagcagcagagcagaagcagcagcagcagagcagaagAGAGCAGTGAGAAGCACAGCACAGAAgacagcagaagagagagagcagagcagaggaaagagagaaagagcagcagagcagcagcagcaagagAAAGCAGCAAGAGAGCAGCAGCAGGACAAGAGAGAGCAAGCAGCAGAAGAGCAGCAGCAGTAAGCAGCAGGAGCACAAGAGAGAGGCTGAGCAGCAGAGAAGAGGGACAGAAAGGCAAAAGAAGAAgagcaaacagacacacagagagcggagagagaagcaacagacagcagcagcagagcagagagcgagcagagcagagcagagatggcagcagcagcagaaagaGAGCAACAGAAGGCCGTGGAAGCACAGGAGCCAGAAaaagagcagcagcagagcagcagcagacagcagcagaAGAGCAAGCAGCAGGAGAGAGCGGCAGCAGAGAAGACAgcagcagagagcagagcagcagcagagcaggagCAGAAAGAACAGCACAGCAGTAGAGCAAGAGCAAGCAGCaaaaagaaagaagaagaagaagcagagagaaacagaacaaAAACAGAGacacaagaagaaaaaaaaagatagcACAGcagaggagcagcagcagcaggaacagcagcagcagcagcgaagAGCGGCAGAAAAGAAAacggagagagagcagcagagaaaaGAAACAACAGCAGCAGAAGAGAAACAcagcaggcagaacagcagaagagacaaaggagagagaagaaaaaagagCAGAGACAAGAAGAGAGCAGCagtaagcagcagcagcagagcacagAGAGAAGCAAGAGCAGTGACGAGAGCAGCAGCAAGAAGGAAGCACGAGAGAGCAGACAAGCGacagcagagcagcagagagaacagaaagcAAGCACAGAGAGCAgcgagaagagagcagagaggaggagcagcagaGCAGCAAGAGACAGAAAGCAGCAGAAAGAGAagaaacagcaagagagaggacagacagaagagggtgccagcagcagcagcagcagcaagcagcagcagcagcagcagcagaaagcagcagcagagagacaggttgagcagcagcagcagcgattgtgagagagcaggagggagcagcagcagcagcagagtgaAGAGAGcaggaaagcaaaaaagagaagcacggcagagagaaagagagcagcaaATGGCAGAGACAAGCAGGAAGAGGCAGGATGAGAAAAATGTGTTAGAGCAGCAGCACGCAGCAGCGAGGAGCGGAGCAGAGCAAGCAGCAAAAAAAaagcaaaagagagagggagacagagaagcagcagaggagagcagcagcagcagcaagacgagagagagcagaaagaagcagcagcagtggcaCAAGAAAACAAGAGCAGCAGCGACAGCGTACAGCAGAGCAGCAGAGAAAAAGCAGAGAGAGtgcaggaagagaagagagagagagcaagagaagcaGCAGAAGAGAGCAAGAGGTGACAGCACAGCAGGGAAAAGTCAGCAGAGAgcagcaggagagcagagagagaaagtagagcagagcagaggaaagaagaggaagagaaagaggaagagagcagaCAAGCAGAAGAGAGCAGcagcacagagaagagcagtagcagcagcagaagcgGCAGCaaaagcagcagagcagcagaagagacaacagcagcagcagcagagaggagcagcgaaaaacagcagaaggagcaggaaagggagagaaacaacagcagcagcagcgaccacagcagagagaaagcagagagataAGAGCAAGAGAGCAAGCAAAAGAAAAAGACAGAAGCATGACACAGAGCGAGAGCAGCAGCAGATagccaacagcagcagcagaagagCGAAGCACACAGCAGGCAGGACAgaaaaacagggagaaacagagcagagaagagagcagcgaaaaagagagagcagagaaaacagagcagcagcagcaagaaGAGAAGCAGCAGAACGAAGACAGCAAGAGAGcagcagcaggggaaacagcacagCAGCAGACgaacaggagaaagagcaggaACAAAGAAGCAGCACAACAGCACAGCAGCAAACAGCAACACAAGCAgaaagaagcagcagcagcagagagaaacagagcagacagaagagaacagcagcagaaaaagcagagcagcagcagagcagcagagtagcagcagcagaaagcAGAGCAGAAGCAGAGGAGCAGCAAAAAGAAACacaagagagcagcagcagcagcagcagagagagagcagagacagcagagaaaaGAAAACAGAAGGACAGAAACAGAAAAGAGCAGAGCGATAGCagcgacagcagcagcagcagcggcagcagcacagcagcagcagcgagcagcagcagagcagtagCAGCAACACAGCAgcaaggaagaaagaaagaagagagagagcacagcaagcagcagcagcagagaaagAAAGCAGCAGAAAACAAGAGAAGCaagagacagcagcagcagcagacagcagcagcGAAGCAGAGCAGCAAAAGAAAAGCAGAAGCAGCAGAGAAAGAGCGAGCAGCAAAAaaaagagcaaaagagagagagggagcagagcaggcagcagagagGCGGAGCAGGAACAGCAGCAGAGCACAGCAGCAGGTGGAGTAACAGGGCAAGAGTGGagcagagaaagacagaaaggagcagaacagcagcagcagcagtagaggcAGCAGCAGGACAGAAGCAagaagcagcagagcagcagcagagcagaacagcggcaagcagcagcagcaagcgAAGCAAGAGCAGAGAGCgaaagcagcagagagagagcaggcagcaagcagcagcagcagcagagcagcagcagcagcaagagcAGCAGCACAagcaagagaggaaagagaaacgcgctgcagagcagaacagagcagcagcagaagcagagCAGCAGcgttagcagcagcagcagcacagcggcGACAGCAGCAGCAATGACaagacagagcagcagcagcgaaGGAGCACAgaggaaagagaaaaaagaag
Encoded here:
- the LOC123733158 gene encoding vam6/Vps39-like protein → MVLVPSPFPEIDLFCLPVGVPAVAAGKEEGDLGEFRNKLVCFLEVSTSYEPGRLISDFPFDGLLEERALLLGRMGKHEQALFIYVHVLKDTHMAKEYCHRHYDTDTDRNKDVYL